A portion of the Bacillus thuringiensis genome contains these proteins:
- a CDS encoding bifunctional metallophosphatase/5'-nucleotidase translates to MNTNKETIIHLYHTNDIHSHFENWPQISRFVLGEKKRRQEAGETVLTVDIGDHVDRFHSISEATNGLGNTKLLNEALYDYVTIGNNEGITLAKEHLNRLYDDAGFEVLVANLFEKEGVRPAWAKPYKLHTTTDGITIAFIGLTVAYPEFYHMLDWHIEDPLIHLESILEEVKDEAHITVVLSHLGKSMDEYMAEHYDIDVILGAHTHHLFERGVLLNNTLLCCCEKWGRYVGHVQLNVDIETKKLLKKDGRAIKTERLGAYSEPLSTIEILQEESKHIMAEPVVHLKESLPVDWFHETPFSHMLASALKTWCGAEIGMVNAGVLLEGLEEGVVTRGDIHRICPHPINPCALKVPGKILREVILKARKPNMENLEVKGFGFRGKVMGKMIYAGVEVIPDTIPGNKILLEDVLINGESLELDRIYTVGTIDMFTFGYLYPELSTLSGKQYYMPELLRDVLTDMLITHTSSVKL, encoded by the coding sequence CTGAATACAAATAAAGAAACAATCATCCACCTTTATCATACAAACGATATACATAGTCATTTTGAAAATTGGCCGCAAATTTCTCGGTTTGTTCTAGGGGAGAAAAAGCGAAGACAGGAAGCGGGAGAGACTGTTTTGACGGTTGATATCGGCGATCATGTGGATCGTTTTCATAGTATTTCGGAAGCGACAAATGGGCTTGGGAATACGAAGCTTTTAAATGAGGCGTTATATGATTATGTAACAATCGGAAATAATGAAGGCATTACGTTAGCGAAGGAGCATTTGAATCGTCTATATGATGATGCTGGATTTGAGGTGCTCGTTGCGAATTTATTTGAAAAAGAAGGGGTACGTCCAGCGTGGGCGAAGCCTTATAAATTACATACGACGACAGATGGGATTACGATTGCCTTTATCGGATTAACGGTAGCTTATCCAGAGTTTTATCATATGCTCGATTGGCATATTGAAGATCCGCTTATCCATTTAGAGTCTATTTTAGAAGAAGTGAAAGATGAGGCGCATATTACAGTTGTCCTATCTCACCTTGGGAAAAGTATGGATGAGTATATGGCGGAGCATTATGATATAGATGTTATTTTAGGTGCGCATACGCATCATTTATTTGAGCGTGGTGTTCTACTGAACAATACTTTACTTTGTTGTTGTGAAAAGTGGGGGCGCTACGTTGGTCACGTGCAGCTTAATGTGGATATAGAGACGAAGAAGCTGTTGAAAAAAGACGGTAGAGCGATTAAGACGGAACGGTTAGGTGCTTATAGCGAACCGTTATCCACAATTGAAATACTGCAGGAAGAAAGTAAGCATATAATGGCAGAGCCTGTCGTTCATTTAAAAGAGTCATTACCGGTTGATTGGTTTCATGAGACGCCGTTTTCTCATATGTTAGCAAGTGCACTGAAAACATGGTGCGGTGCAGAAATTGGAATGGTGAATGCCGGTGTACTTCTTGAAGGATTAGAAGAGGGTGTTGTAACGCGCGGAGATATTCACAGAATTTGTCCACATCCAATTAATCCGTGTGCTTTGAAAGTTCCAGGAAAGATATTAAGAGAAGTTATTTTGAAAGCACGTAAGCCGAATATGGAGAATCTTGAGGTGAAAGGATTCGGATTTCGGGGAAAAGTGATGGGGAAAATGATTTACGCTGGTGTAGAAGTCATTCCAGATACGATTCCTGGCAATAAAATTTTATTAGAAGATGTATTGATTAACGGCGAATCGCTGGAGTTAGATCGTATATATACAGTAGGAACAATTGATATGTTTACGTTTGGATACTTATACCCAGAGCTATCCACACTTTCTGGCAAACAATATTATATGCCAGAACTACTTAGAGATGTGTTAACAGATATGTTAATAACTCATACATCTTCCGTTAAACTATAG
- the sufC gene encoding Fe-S cluster assembly ATPase SufC: MAGSTLTVKDLHVSIDGKEILKGVNLEVKGGEIHAIMGPNGTGKSTLSSAIMGHPKYEVTEGSIIIDGEDVLEMEVDERAQAGLFLAMQYPSEISGVTNADFLRSAINARREEGDEISLMKFIRTLDKNMEFLEMDPEMAQRYLNEGFSGGEKKRNEILQLMMIEPKIAILDEIDSGLDIDALKVVSKGINQMRGEEFGCLMITHYQRLLNYITPDFVHVMMNGRIVKSGGPELAQRLEAEGYDWIKKELGIEDETTEQEA; the protein is encoded by the coding sequence ATGGCTGGTTCTACATTAACGGTTAAAGACTTACACGTATCAATTGATGGCAAAGAAATTTTAAAAGGTGTAAACCTTGAAGTAAAAGGTGGAGAAATCCACGCAATTATGGGACCTAACGGAACAGGTAAATCAACTTTATCTTCTGCGATTATGGGTCACCCAAAGTATGAAGTAACAGAAGGTAGCATCATCATCGACGGTGAAGATGTATTAGAAATGGAAGTAGACGAGCGCGCACAAGCAGGTCTATTCCTAGCAATGCAATATCCAAGTGAAATTAGCGGAGTAACAAACGCTGACTTCTTACGTTCTGCAATTAACGCACGTCGTGAAGAAGGCGATGAAATTTCTCTTATGAAATTTATCCGTACATTAGATAAAAACATGGAATTCCTAGAAATGGATCCAGAAATGGCACAACGTTACTTAAACGAAGGTTTCTCTGGTGGAGAGAAAAAACGTAACGAAATTCTTCAATTAATGATGATTGAGCCAAAAATCGCAATCTTAGATGAAATCGACTCAGGTCTTGATATCGATGCATTAAAAGTTGTATCTAAAGGTATTAACCAAATGCGCGGCGAAGAGTTCGGTTGCCTAATGATTACGCATTACCAACGTTTATTAAACTACATCACTCCAGACTTCGTTCACGTTATGATGAACGGTCGTATCGTTAAATCTGGTGGCCCTGAGCTTGCACAACGTCTAGAAGCTGAAGGTTACGACTGGATTAAAAAAGAATTAGGTATTGAAGACGAAACAACAGAGCAAGAAGCGTAA
- a CDS encoding M23 family metallopeptidase — MLRKISLLLSICFLLHQNIAYGEDNQQSIYEKRMALYKETEQSSGIPWYYLAAMDQYERNIRSVRKDIPKKPDAIISLYFKPEIWAGPINSNDTLPHTISLFGGIGLDGDKDGFANANSDRDLLHTAATILRKQGTSEDRIKIMLWEYYRRAKTVDLISEYAQIYKHYGRINLEGNAFPLPIRSDHSYRSTFGAGRSFGGRRVHEGTDIFAGYGVPVRSTCYGIIETKGWNRLGGWRIGIRDLHNNYHYYAHLGGFSKEIQLGQIVEPGKVIGFVGSTGYGPPGTAGKFPPHLHFGIYKDNGYTEWAFDPYMHLSLWERKERANTKR, encoded by the coding sequence ATGCTTCGAAAAATTTCTCTTTTGCTTTCTATTTGTTTTCTTCTCCACCAAAACATCGCTTACGGTGAAGATAATCAGCAAAGCATATATGAAAAGCGCATGGCACTATATAAAGAAACCGAGCAGTCTTCAGGCATTCCATGGTATTACTTAGCTGCAATGGATCAATATGAAAGAAATATACGGAGCGTAAGAAAAGATATTCCAAAAAAACCAGATGCCATCATTTCCCTTTATTTCAAACCAGAAATATGGGCTGGACCTATTAATAGCAACGATACTCTCCCCCATACAATTTCTCTATTTGGCGGAATAGGTTTAGATGGTGACAAAGATGGATTTGCAAATGCAAATAGCGACCGTGATCTTCTGCATACCGCAGCGACTATTTTAAGGAAACAAGGAACTTCAGAAGACCGTATTAAAATTATGCTCTGGGAATATTATAGACGTGCAAAAACAGTTGATTTAATTAGCGAATACGCCCAAATTTATAAACATTATGGACGTATTAATTTAGAAGGAAATGCTTTTCCTCTTCCGATCCGTAGTGACCATAGCTACCGTAGTACTTTCGGTGCTGGAAGAAGTTTTGGCGGCAGACGAGTTCATGAAGGAACCGATATTTTCGCCGGATATGGCGTGCCAGTAAGATCGACTTGCTATGGCATTATTGAAACAAAAGGCTGGAACCGCCTTGGTGGATGGCGCATCGGTATTCGAGACCTTCATAACAATTACCATTATTACGCTCATTTAGGCGGGTTCTCAAAAGAAATACAGCTTGGACAAATTGTCGAGCCCGGAAAAGTAATCGGATTTGTTGGTAGCACCGGTTACGGCCCTCCTGGTACAGCCGGAAAATTCCCACCCCACTTACATTTTGGCATATATAAAGACAATGGCTATACAGAATGGGCCTTCGATCCATACATGCATTTAAGCCTTTGGGAACGCAAAGAACGAGCAAATACAAAAAGATAA
- the sufS gene encoding cysteine desulfurase SufS gives MNIHEIRKQFPILDQKVNGKQLVYFDSAATSQKPIQVIETLERYYKEYNSNVHRGVHTLGTKATDAYEGAREKVRKFINAKSMEEIIFTRGTTTALNTVAASYGLENVKEGDEIVISYMEHHSNIIPWQQVAKKTGATLKYLPLQPDGTISLEDVRQTVTPNTKIVSIMQVSNVLGTINPVKEIGAIAHENGAIMVVDGAQSTPHMKVDVQDLNCDFYALSAHKMCGPTGIGVLYGKKELLNNMEPIEFGGEMIDFVDLQESTWKELPWKFEAGTPIIGNAIGLGAAIDFLEEIGLENIEKHEHELAQYALERLSEVDGVTIYGPKHRAGLVTFNIEDVHPHDVATVLDVEGIAVRAGHHCAQPLMKWLKASSTARASFYLYNTKEEIDTFVESLIKTKEYFTNVI, from the coding sequence ATGAATATTCATGAAATACGCAAACAGTTTCCAATTCTTGATCAAAAAGTGAACGGCAAACAACTTGTTTATTTCGATAGTGCAGCAACTTCTCAAAAACCAATTCAAGTCATTGAAACGTTAGAACGTTACTATAAAGAATATAATTCTAACGTGCATCGCGGTGTTCATACGCTCGGTACGAAAGCTACCGACGCGTATGAAGGTGCACGTGAGAAAGTTCGCAAGTTTATTAACGCGAAATCAATGGAAGAGATTATTTTCACGCGCGGAACGACAACTGCATTAAATACAGTAGCGGCTAGCTATGGCCTTGAAAATGTAAAAGAAGGCGATGAAATCGTTATTTCTTACATGGAACACCATAGTAACATCATTCCGTGGCAACAAGTTGCGAAGAAAACTGGCGCAACTTTGAAATACCTTCCGCTTCAACCAGACGGTACAATTTCTTTAGAAGATGTTCGTCAAACTGTTACACCGAATACAAAAATCGTTTCTATCATGCAAGTATCAAACGTACTTGGAACGATTAACCCTGTAAAAGAAATCGGAGCAATCGCACACGAAAACGGAGCAATTATGGTCGTTGATGGTGCACAAAGTACACCTCACATGAAAGTGGATGTACAAGATTTAAACTGTGATTTCTACGCATTATCTGCTCATAAGATGTGCGGACCTACAGGTATCGGCGTATTATATGGTAAGAAAGAATTGCTAAACAATATGGAGCCAATTGAATTTGGTGGTGAAATGATTGATTTCGTAGATTTACAAGAATCTACTTGGAAAGAGCTTCCGTGGAAGTTTGAAGCGGGTACACCGATTATCGGTAATGCAATCGGACTTGGTGCGGCAATTGATTTCCTAGAAGAAATCGGTCTTGAAAATATTGAAAAGCATGAGCATGAATTAGCGCAATACGCTTTAGAAAGACTATCAGAAGTAGATGGCGTTACAATTTATGGTCCAAAGCATCGCGCTGGTCTTGTTACATTTAATATTGAAGACGTACATCCTCACGATGTAGCGACTGTATTAGATGTAGAAGGCATTGCAGTTCGCGCAGGACATCATTGTGCACAACCGCTTATGAAGTGGCTAAAAGCTTCTTCAACAGCACGTGCGAGCTTCTATTTATATAATACAAAAGAAGAAATTGATACATTTGTTGAATCGCTAATCAAGACAAAGGAGTATTTCACAAATGTCATTTAA
- the yunB gene encoding sporulation protein YunB codes for MSIFRSKNSRFRRGPIAFRYILLMSFILFVILLTQGLWIVNNSIQPTLIKYGEVETHKMATAIMTKAVKDRINEGFDVDSLMKVQNDKNGKVSTINLNTKQVNEIVTSTTTYIEKYLQQVEQGNLKELGISEKNGATMAVPFGRVTDNALLGNIGPDIPIHFTPIGHVNTDIKQKIEPHGINTTAIQIVMEMEVTLQVIIPFHTKEITVKQNVPIATRIVQGEVPTYYGSGSVAVPDKKKTDS; via the coding sequence ATGAGTATATTTCGCTCGAAAAATTCGCGGTTTCGAAGGGGACCTATTGCCTTTCGGTATATACTGCTTATGTCGTTTATTCTTTTTGTTATATTACTTACGCAAGGGTTGTGGATTGTGAATAATAGTATTCAGCCGACCTTAATTAAATATGGGGAAGTAGAGACACATAAAATGGCGACAGCAATTATGACGAAGGCGGTAAAGGATAGAATTAATGAAGGATTCGATGTCGATTCATTAATGAAAGTACAGAATGATAAAAACGGGAAAGTATCCACAATTAATTTAAATACAAAGCAAGTAAATGAAATCGTAACGTCAACGACCACGTACATAGAAAAATATTTGCAGCAAGTAGAACAAGGGAATTTGAAGGAGCTAGGTATTTCAGAAAAAAACGGGGCGACTATGGCAGTGCCTTTTGGGCGTGTAACTGATAATGCGCTTCTTGGTAATATAGGACCAGATATTCCGATTCATTTCACGCCAATTGGGCATGTGAATACAGATATTAAACAAAAAATTGAGCCGCATGGGATTAATACTACAGCGATTCAAATTGTTATGGAAATGGAAGTAACGCTGCAAGTAATTATTCCATTTCATACGAAAGAGATAACGGTGAAACAAAATGTTCCGATTGCGACGCGCATCGTTCAAGGGGAAGTGCCTACGTATTATGGAAGCGGAAGTGTTGCTGTACCTGATAAAAAGAAAACAGATAGTTAG
- the sufU gene encoding Fe-S cluster assembly sulfur transfer protein SufU, with protein MSFNNLDTLYRQVIMDHYKNPRNHGVLEDSVTVNLNNPTCGDRIQLTMKVEEGIVQEAKFEGEGCSISMSSASMMTQAVKGKKIEEALQLSKIFSDMMLGKEYDDSIDLGDIEALQGVCKFPARIKCATLAWKALEKGLNEDK; from the coding sequence ATGTCATTTAATAATTTAGATACGTTATATCGTCAAGTTATTATGGATCATTACAAAAATCCTCGTAACCATGGCGTGTTAGAAGATAGTGTTACCGTTAACTTGAACAATCCAACTTGCGGCGATCGTATTCAACTTACGATGAAAGTAGAAGAAGGTATTGTGCAAGAGGCGAAGTTTGAAGGCGAAGGATGTTCAATCTCAATGTCTTCAGCTTCAATGATGACACAAGCAGTAAAAGGTAAGAAAATTGAAGAAGCACTTCAGCTTTCGAAAATTTTCTCTGACATGATGCTAGGAAAAGAGTACGATGACAGCATCGATTTAGGAGATATTGAAGCATTACAAGGCGTATGCAAGTTCCCTGCACGTATTAAATGTGCAACATTAGCGTGGAAAGCGTTAGAAAAGGGCTTAAACGAAGATAAGTAA
- the sufB gene encoding Fe-S cluster assembly protein SufB encodes MAKQLPDIGDYKYGFKDKDVSIFRAGRGLTKEIVEEISRMKEEPQWMLDFRLKSLDKFYEMPMPQWGGDLNDLDFDEITYYVKPSEKSEKSWDEVPDEIKATFDKLGIPEAEQKYLAGVSAQYESEVVYHNMKEDLEALGIVFKDTDSALKENEDIFREHFGKVIPPTDNKFSALNSAVWSGGSFIYVPKGIKVDTPLQAYFRINSENMGQFERTLIIVDEGAHVHYVEGCTAPVYTTNSLHSAVVEIIIKKDAYCRYTTIQNWANNVYNLVTKRAVCEENATMEWIDGNIGSKLTMKYPAVILKGEGARGLTLSIAIAGKGQHQDAGAKMIHLAPNTSSTIVSKSIAKHGGKVTYRGIVHFGPKAKNSRSNIECDTLIMDNQSTSDTIPYNEIKNDYVSLEHEAKVSKVSEEQLFYLMSRGISEQEATEMIVMGFIEPFTRELPMEYAVEMNRLIKFEMEGSIG; translated from the coding sequence ATGGCGAAGCAACTGCCAGATATCGGCGATTACAAATATGGTTTCAAAGACAAAGACGTTTCGATTTTCCGTGCTGGACGCGGTTTAACAAAAGAGATCGTTGAAGAGATTTCACGTATGAAAGAAGAACCACAGTGGATGTTAGACTTCCGTTTAAAATCACTGGATAAGTTCTATGAAATGCCAATGCCACAATGGGGCGGCGACTTAAACGACTTAGATTTCGATGAAATTACGTACTACGTAAAACCATCTGAGAAATCTGAGAAGTCTTGGGATGAAGTACCTGATGAAATTAAAGCAACATTTGATAAATTAGGTATTCCAGAAGCTGAGCAAAAATATTTAGCTGGTGTATCTGCACAGTACGAATCTGAAGTTGTATACCACAACATGAAAGAAGACCTAGAAGCTCTAGGAATCGTCTTCAAAGATACAGATAGCGCATTAAAAGAGAACGAAGATATTTTCCGTGAGCATTTCGGAAAAGTAATCCCACCAACAGACAACAAATTCTCTGCATTAAACTCTGCAGTTTGGTCTGGTGGATCATTCATCTACGTTCCAAAAGGTATTAAAGTTGATACACCACTTCAAGCGTATTTCCGTATTAACTCTGAAAATATGGGACAATTCGAGCGTACGCTTATCATCGTAGACGAAGGCGCACACGTACACTACGTAGAAGGTTGTACAGCACCTGTTTACACTACTAACTCACTTCACAGTGCGGTAGTAGAAATCATCATTAAAAAAGATGCGTATTGCCGTTATACAACAATCCAAAACTGGGCGAACAACGTATACAACCTAGTTACAAAACGTGCGGTTTGTGAAGAAAACGCAACGATGGAATGGATTGACGGTAACATCGGATCTAAATTAACGATGAAATACCCAGCAGTTATCTTAAAAGGCGAAGGCGCTCGTGGTTTAACATTATCAATCGCGATTGCTGGTAAAGGCCAACACCAAGATGCTGGTGCGAAAATGATTCACTTAGCACCAAACACGTCTTCAACAATCGTTTCTAAATCGATTGCGAAGCATGGTGGTAAAGTAACTTACCGTGGTATCGTACACTTCGGACCAAAAGCGAAAAACTCTCGCTCTAACATCGAGTGTGACACGTTAATCATGGATAACCAATCTACATCTGATACAATTCCTTACAACGAAATCAAAAACGATTACGTTTCACTTGAGCACGAAGCGAAAGTATCGAAAGTATCAGAAGAACAATTATTCTACTTAATGAGCCGTGGTATTTCTGAGCAAGAAGCTACAGAAATGATCGTAATGGGCTTCATCGAGCCATTCACTCGCGAACTTCCAATGGAATACGCAGTTGAAATGAACCGTCTAATCAAGTTTGAGATGGAAGGTTCTATTGGTTAA
- a CDS encoding YunC family protein has product MVNVEPIIIDNYTFIAVSVKLPKTNLLAVMSDKGYIMCGALDVGLLNEKLGDRGIIAGRAVGVRTIEQLLEAPLESVTTGAEALGIPAGTIGKEALLKMR; this is encoded by the coding sequence ATGGTTAATGTGGAGCCAATTATAATTGATAATTATACGTTTATTGCGGTTAGCGTCAAACTTCCAAAGACGAATTTGCTAGCTGTAATGAGCGATAAAGGATATATTATGTGTGGTGCATTAGATGTAGGTCTTTTAAATGAGAAGTTAGGTGATCGGGGAATTATTGCTGGTCGTGCGGTTGGTGTAAGAACGATTGAACAACTTCTTGAAGCGCCACTAGAATCGGTAACGACTGGAGCTGAAGCATTAGGCATTCCAGCAGGAACGATTGGAAAAGAAGCATTATTAAAAATGAGATAA
- the lipA gene encoding lipoyl synthase has product MTKQTEYKRKPEWLKIKLNTNENYTGLKKMMRSKNLHTVCEEAKCPNIHECWAVRKTATFMILGAVCTRACRFCAVKTGLPTELDLQEPERVADSVVQMGLKHVVITAVARDDLKDGGAAVFAETVRAVRRKNPFTSIEVLPSDMAGVEENLKMLMDAKPDILNHNIETVRRLSNRVRARAKYDRSLEFLRRAKEMQPDIPTKSSIMVGLGETREDLIEAMDDLRANNVDILTLGQYLQPSKKHLPVIKYYPPAEFAELKEIALSKGFSHCEAGPLVRSSYHADEQVRSAKEKTAEAK; this is encoded by the coding sequence ATGACAAAACAAACAGAATATAAGCGCAAGCCCGAATGGTTGAAAATTAAGTTAAACACGAATGAAAACTATACAGGCTTAAAGAAAATGATGCGTTCTAAAAATCTTCATACCGTTTGTGAAGAGGCAAAATGTCCGAATATTCATGAATGCTGGGCTGTAAGAAAAACAGCAACATTTATGATTTTAGGTGCGGTTTGTACACGTGCTTGTCGTTTTTGCGCGGTTAAAACAGGCTTACCAACTGAGCTTGATTTACAAGAACCAGAACGCGTAGCAGATTCAGTAGTACAAATGGGCTTAAAGCACGTTGTTATAACAGCGGTTGCACGTGATGATTTAAAGGACGGCGGAGCAGCTGTTTTTGCTGAAACAGTACGAGCAGTACGCCGTAAAAACCCATTCACGTCTATCGAAGTATTACCATCTGATATGGCTGGGGTAGAAGAAAACTTAAAAATGTTAATGGATGCAAAACCAGATATTTTAAACCATAACATTGAAACAGTACGTCGATTATCTAACCGAGTTCGCGCTAGAGCAAAATATGATCGTTCATTAGAGTTTTTACGTCGAGCAAAAGAAATGCAGCCTGATATTCCAACTAAATCGAGCATTATGGTCGGCTTAGGTGAAACAAGAGAAGATTTAATTGAAGCAATGGATGACTTACGTGCAAACAATGTGGATATTTTAACTCTTGGACAATATCTACAACCATCTAAGAAGCATTTACCAGTTATTAAATATTATCCACCAGCAGAATTTGCAGAGCTTAAAGAAATTGCACTTAGCAAAGGATTTAGCCACTGTGAAGCTGGCCCACTTGTGCGTTCTTCTTACCATGCGGACGAGCAAGTACGTTCTGCAAAAGAAAAAACAGCAGAAGCTAAATAA
- the sufD gene encoding Fe-S cluster assembly protein SufD has protein sequence MTIGTLPFDQETIRQRASEVNEAAWLTEFRLQALAQATELPMPTPDKTKIEKWDFIGKGDAAKQEPVSSLTELPEAVKNLIDENNSVLVQRTGTTAFVSLADEAKDKGVIFTDIVTAATEHAELLQKYLMKDGVKVDEHRLTALHAALINGGAFVYVPKNVVLETPLQAVFLVDGEEANVYNHVLFVADANSTATYVENYVANENAKGIANIVAEVIVEQGAQVKFGAVDLLAKDVTTYVNRRGVVGRDGRIDWALGLMNDGNTISENVTNLMGDGSYADTKTVTIGRGNQTQNFTTKVVHFGKHSEGWILKHGVQKDSATSIFNGIGKIEHGASKSNAQQSSRVLMLDEKARGDANPILLIDEDDVMAGHAASVGRVDPYQLYYLMSRGIPKREAERLVIHGFLAPVVNELPIEGVKAQLVEVIERKVR, from the coding sequence ATGACAATCGGTACATTACCTTTCGATCAAGAAACAATCCGTCAACGCGCAAGCGAAGTAAACGAAGCTGCTTGGTTGACTGAGTTCCGCTTACAAGCTCTTGCACAAGCAACAGAACTTCCAATGCCAACGCCTGATAAAACGAAAATTGAAAAATGGGACTTTATCGGAAAAGGCGACGCTGCTAAGCAAGAGCCTGTAAGTTCTTTAACAGAGCTTCCAGAAGCAGTGAAAAACTTAATCGATGAAAATAACAGCGTATTAGTGCAACGTACTGGTACAACTGCGTTCGTTTCTTTAGCAGACGAAGCAAAAGACAAAGGTGTTATTTTCACAGATATCGTAACAGCTGCAACAGAGCATGCTGAACTACTACAAAAGTATTTAATGAAAGACGGCGTGAAAGTAGACGAGCATCGTCTAACTGCACTTCATGCTGCATTAATCAACGGCGGTGCATTCGTATATGTTCCGAAAAACGTTGTTCTTGAAACTCCACTTCAAGCTGTATTCTTAGTAGACGGCGAAGAAGCTAACGTATATAACCACGTATTATTCGTAGCTGATGCGAACAGTACTGCAACTTATGTAGAAAACTATGTTGCAAATGAAAATGCTAAAGGTATTGCAAATATCGTAGCAGAAGTAATCGTGGAACAAGGCGCACAAGTGAAATTCGGTGCGGTTGATCTATTAGCAAAAGACGTAACAACTTACGTTAACCGCCGCGGTGTTGTTGGACGCGACGGCCGTATTGATTGGGCTCTAGGCCTTATGAATGACGGAAACACAATTTCAGAGAACGTTACGAACTTAATGGGCGACGGTTCATATGCTGATACGAAAACAGTAACAATTGGCCGTGGTAACCAAACACAAAACTTTACAACTAAAGTTGTTCACTTCGGTAAACACTCTGAAGGTTGGATTTTAAAACACGGTGTACAAAAAGATAGTGCAACATCTATCTTTAATGGAATTGGTAAGATTGAACACGGTGCATCTAAATCAAATGCACAACAATCTTCTCGCGTTCTTATGTTAGACGAGAAAGCTCGCGGTGATGCGAACCCAATTCTTTTAATTGACGAAGATGATGTAATGGCAGGTCACGCAGCTTCAGTAGGCCGCGTAGATCCGTACCAATTATACTACTTGATGAGCCGTGGTATTCCAAAACGCGAAGCAGAACGTTTAGTCATCCATGGATTCTTAGCACCTGTAGTTAATGAGCTTCCAATTGAAGGAGTAAAAGCACAGCTTGTTGAGGTAATTGAAAGGAAAGTTCGCTAA